A region from the Natronomonas salsuginis genome encodes:
- the ilvN gene encoding acetolactate synthase small subunit: MSRRQNVHRTGLEGPPPEERLRPVGRRNSQGIRIDPEIEAEHEPRRTTISAYVNNEPGVLARVSGLFHRRQFNIESLTVGPTQNEGYSRITLVVEEPDPGIDQIKKQLSKIVPVVHVRELDSNPVASELVLLKVDGDEPDKVQAITEMYDGQTLDAGPRTITVQITGEEGKIDDAIDAYKQFGIREIARTGQAALARGEEETARVDERHT, translated from the coding sequence ATGAGCCGTCGACAGAACGTCCACCGGACCGGCCTCGAAGGGCCACCACCGGAGGAGCGACTTCGCCCCGTCGGCCGGCGGAACTCACAGGGAATCCGAATCGATCCGGAGATCGAAGCCGAACACGAACCGCGACGTACGACGATCTCCGCGTACGTGAATAACGAGCCCGGCGTGCTCGCGCGGGTGTCCGGGCTGTTCCACCGCCGACAGTTTAACATCGAGTCGCTGACCGTGGGCCCGACGCAGAACGAGGGGTACTCGCGGATCACGCTCGTGGTCGAGGAACCCGATCCGGGGATCGATCAGATCAAAAAGCAATTGAGCAAGATCGTCCCGGTCGTTCACGTTCGGGAGTTGGATTCGAATCCGGTCGCCTCCGAACTGGTGTTGCTCAAAGTCGACGGCGACGAGCCGGACAAAGTGCAGGCCATCACGGAGATGTACGACGGACAAACGCTCGACGCGGGACCCCGAACGATCACCGTTCAGATCACCGGCGAAGAGGGCAAGATCGACGACGCGATCGATGCGTACAAGCAGTTCGGCATTCGCGAAATCGCACGGACGGGACAGGCTGCGCTGGCGCGCGGCGAAGAGGAGACGGCGAGAGTCGACGAGAGACACACATAA
- the ilvC gene encoding ketol-acid reductoisomerase, with amino-acid sequence MDEDTQIYYDGDADSTVLDDKTVAILGYGSQGHAHAQNLDDSGVDVVVGLRESSSSRDAAKADGLDVATPRNAAEQADIVSVLVPDTVQPDLYEEIRDVVTEGDTLQFAHGFNIHYGQIEPDDGINVTMVAPKSPGHLVRRNYESDEGTPGLLAIYRDATGDAHDIGLAYSKAIGCTRAGVIETTFREETESDLFGEQAVLCGGVTSLVKTGYETLVDAGYSREMAYFECLNELKLIVDLMYEGGNMEMWNSVSDTAEYGGLTRGDRIVDDHAREKMEEILEEVQNGTFAREWITENQAGRPSYKQRREAEKNHDIEDVGEDLRALFAWGGE; translated from the coding sequence ATGGACGAAGACACACAGATTTACTACGACGGCGACGCGGACAGCACAGTACTCGACGACAAGACGGTCGCCATCCTCGGCTACGGGAGCCAGGGGCACGCCCACGCGCAAAACCTCGACGACTCGGGCGTCGACGTGGTCGTCGGCCTTCGGGAGAGTTCGTCCTCCCGAGACGCCGCGAAAGCGGATGGACTCGACGTGGCGACGCCGCGAAACGCAGCCGAACAGGCCGACATCGTGAGCGTGCTCGTCCCCGACACGGTCCAGCCGGACCTCTACGAGGAGATCCGAGACGTGGTCACCGAAGGCGACACGCTGCAGTTCGCTCACGGCTTCAACATCCACTACGGCCAGATCGAGCCCGACGACGGGATCAACGTGACGATGGTCGCGCCCAAGTCGCCCGGCCACCTCGTCCGCCGCAACTACGAGAGCGACGAGGGGACGCCCGGACTGCTCGCGATTTACCGCGACGCCACGGGCGACGCCCACGATATCGGATTGGCCTACTCGAAGGCGATCGGGTGTACACGGGCCGGCGTTATCGAGACGACGTTCCGCGAGGAGACCGAGTCCGACCTCTTCGGCGAGCAGGCGGTGCTGTGCGGCGGCGTCACCTCGCTCGTCAAGACCGGCTACGAGACGCTGGTCGACGCCGGGTACAGCCGCGAGATGGCGTACTTCGAATGTCTCAACGAGCTCAAACTGATCGTCGACCTGATGTACGAGGGCGGCAACATGGAGATGTGGAACTCGGTCTCCGACACCGCCGAGTACGGCGGCCTGACCCGCGGCGATCGGATCGTCGACGACCACGCCAGAGAGAAGATGGAGGAGATCCTCGAGGAGGTCCAAAACGGGACCTTCGCGCGCGAGTGGATCACCGAGAACCAGGCCGGCCGACCGAGCTACAAACAGCGCCGAGAGGCCGAGAAAAACCACGACATCGAGGACGTCGGGGAAGACCTGCGCGCGCTGTTCGCGTGGGGCGGAGAGTAA
- the leuC gene encoding 3-isopropylmalate dehydratase large subunit, which produces MSEGTLYDKVWENHRVTTLPNGQDQLFVGLHLIHEVTSPQAFGMLRERDIEVARPDLTHATVDHIVPTDARDRPFANDAAEEMMAELEENVHAAGIDFDDPTTGNQGIVHVIGPEQGLTQPGMTIVCGDSHTATHGAFGALAFGIGTSQIRDVLATQTIAMDKKKVRKIEVTGELGECVTAKDVILTIIRRLGTDGGVGYVYEYAGEAIENLDMEGRMSICNMSIEGGARAGYVNPDETTYEWLAETDEFEDDLERFEELKAYWESIASDADAEYDDVVTIDGSEIEPVVTWGTTPGQGIGISEPIPEPDSLPADKQETARRAQKHMRVEPGDTMDGYNIDVAFLGSCTNARLPDLRAAAEIVEGRQVDESVRAMVVPGSQRVKAAAEREGLDDVFIEAGFDWRDAGCSMCLGMNDDQLVGDEASASSSNRNFVGRQGSKDGRTVLMSPVMVAAAAIEGEVTDVRELPKAEVKA; this is translated from the coding sequence ATGAGCGAGGGAACGCTGTACGACAAGGTCTGGGAGAACCACAGGGTGACGACGCTCCCGAACGGACAGGATCAGCTGTTCGTCGGGCTGCACCTCATCCACGAAGTGACGAGCCCGCAGGCCTTCGGCATGCTTCGCGAGCGCGATATCGAGGTCGCTCGACCCGATCTGACGCACGCGACGGTCGATCACATCGTCCCGACCGACGCCCGAGACCGACCGTTCGCGAACGACGCGGCCGAGGAGATGATGGCCGAGCTCGAGGAAAACGTCCACGCAGCGGGCATCGATTTCGACGATCCGACGACCGGCAACCAGGGGATCGTCCACGTCATCGGCCCGGAGCAGGGGCTCACCCAACCGGGCATGACGATCGTCTGCGGTGACAGCCACACGGCGACGCACGGTGCATTCGGCGCGCTGGCGTTCGGGATCGGCACTTCACAGATCCGCGACGTATTGGCGACCCAGACCATCGCGATGGACAAAAAGAAGGTCCGAAAAATCGAGGTCACGGGCGAACTCGGCGAGTGCGTCACCGCGAAGGACGTGATCTTGACGATCATCCGCCGCCTCGGTACCGACGGCGGCGTCGGATACGTCTACGAGTACGCCGGTGAAGCCATCGAGAACCTCGACATGGAGGGTCGAATGTCGATCTGCAACATGTCGATCGAGGGTGGCGCTCGCGCGGGGTACGTCAATCCCGACGAGACGACCTACGAGTGGCTGGCGGAGACAGACGAGTTCGAAGACGACCTCGAGCGATTCGAGGAGCTGAAAGCCTACTGGGAGTCGATCGCCTCGGACGCCGACGCCGAGTACGACGATGTGGTGACGATCGACGGCTCGGAGATCGAGCCGGTCGTCACGTGGGGAACGACGCCCGGGCAGGGTATCGGAATCTCCGAACCGATTCCCGAACCTGATTCCCTGCCGGCCGATAAACAAGAGACAGCTCGGCGCGCACAGAAACACATGCGAGTGGAACCCGGCGACACGATGGACGGGTACAATATCGACGTCGCCTTCCTCGGCTCGTGTACGAACGCGCGGCTGCCCGATCTCAGAGCGGCAGCGGAAATCGTCGAGGGGCGGCAGGTCGACGAATCGGTTCGGGCGATGGTCGTTCCGGGGAGCCAGCGAGTCAAAGCGGCTGCCGAGCGCGAAGGACTCGACGACGTGTTCATCGAGGCCGGGTTCGACTGGCGCGACGCCGGCTGTTCGATGTGTCTCGGCATGAACGACGACCAGCTGGTCGGCGACGAGGCGTCGGCCTCCTCCTCGAACCGCAACTTCGTCGGACGGCAGGGGTCGAAGGACGGTCGCACCGTCCTGATGAGCCCGGTCATGGTCGCCGCCGCAGCGATCGAAGGCGAGGTCACGGACGTTCGTGAACTACCGAAGGCGGAGGTGAAAGCATGA
- the leuD gene encoding 3-isopropylmalate dehydratase small subunit produces MTSDEIPSVEYVEGSGIPVRGNDIDTDQIIPARFMKVVTFDGLGEFAFFDQRFDHDDNQKEHPFNDDKYQDANVLVVNANFGCGSSREHAPQALVRWGIDAIIGESFAEIFAGNCLALGVPTVTADSETIEALQEWIEANPDGTIEVDVADETVTYGGKTIDVTVNEAQRKALVDGIWDTTALMKSNTEAIEKTAASLPYVGSEVNKEAADD; encoded by the coding sequence ATGACGAGTGACGAGATCCCGAGCGTCGAGTACGTCGAGGGAAGCGGTATTCCGGTCCGCGGCAACGACATCGACACGGATCAGATCATCCCCGCCCGGTTCATGAAGGTCGTCACCTTCGACGGTCTCGGGGAGTTCGCCTTCTTCGATCAGCGATTCGACCACGACGACAACCAGAAGGAGCACCCGTTCAACGATGACAAGTACCAGGACGCGAACGTCTTGGTCGTCAACGCCAACTTCGGCTGTGGCTCCTCGCGCGAGCACGCCCCGCAGGCGCTCGTTCGGTGGGGCATCGATGCGATCATCGGCGAGTCGTTTGCGGAGATCTTCGCGGGCAACTGCCTCGCGCTCGGCGTTCCGACGGTCACGGCCGACAGCGAAACCATCGAAGCGCTCCAGGAGTGGATCGAAGCGAATCCGGACGGGACCATCGAGGTCGACGTTGCGGACGAGACTGTCACCTACGGTGGGAAGACGATCGACGTAACGGTCAACGAGGCACAGCGAAAAGCCCTCGTCGACGGGATCTGGGATACGACGGCGCTGATGAAATCTAACACGGAGGCCATCGAGAAGACCGCGGCGTCGTTGCCGTACGTCGGCAGCGAGGTGAACAAAGAGGCCGCCGATGACTGA
- a CDS encoding isocitrate/isopropylmalate family dehydrogenase, with the protein MTELIAVIPGDGIGQEVVPAAVEVLEALDVEFEFVEGDAGDAVLEARGEALPEETYELAANADATLFGAAGETAADVILPLREAVDSFANVRPARAYPGVDSLRPETDLVFIRENTEGVYSGIESEIAEGVTTLTRVITDDASRKIARYGFEYADSNGFDDVTVAHKANVMRMTDGQFLESAVAVAEEEGYEYDDALMDALAMHLLLRPEEYGVVICPNLAGDVLSDLAAGLVGGLGLLPSANVGEENALFEPVHGSAPDIAGQGIANPAATVLSAAMLLDHLGYGEDADRVTAAVEGVLSDGPRTPDLGGDASTTDVTAAIVDQL; encoded by the coding sequence ATGACTGAGCTGATAGCCGTCATCCCCGGTGACGGGATCGGCCAGGAAGTGGTCCCGGCCGCCGTTGAGGTGCTCGAAGCGCTCGACGTCGAGTTCGAGTTCGTCGAGGGCGACGCGGGCGATGCGGTCCTCGAAGCTCGTGGTGAGGCGCTTCCGGAGGAGACCTACGAACTCGCGGCCAACGCCGATGCGACGCTGTTTGGCGCGGCGGGCGAGACCGCGGCGGACGTCATTTTGCCGCTACGCGAGGCGGTCGATTCCTTCGCGAACGTCCGGCCGGCCCGGGCGTACCCCGGAGTCGACTCGCTTCGTCCGGAGACGGATCTCGTCTTCATCCGGGAGAACACCGAGGGCGTCTACAGCGGCATCGAGAGCGAGATCGCAGAGGGCGTGACGACGCTGACTCGCGTCATCACCGACGACGCGTCGCGCAAGATCGCCAGGTACGGCTTCGAATACGCCGATTCGAACGGCTTCGACGACGTGACGGTCGCGCACAAGGCCAACGTGATGCGAATGACGGACGGTCAGTTTCTCGAGAGTGCGGTCGCCGTCGCCGAGGAGGAGGGATACGAGTACGACGACGCGCTCATGGACGCGCTCGCGATGCACCTCCTCCTCCGGCCGGAGGAGTACGGCGTCGTGATCTGTCCGAACCTCGCCGGGGACGTGCTTTCGGATCTCGCGGCCGGACTCGTTGGCGGCCTCGGCTTGCTTCCGAGCGCCAACGTCGGCGAGGAGAACGCGCTGTTCGAGCCGGTTCACGGTTCGGCACCCGACATCGCCGGACAGGGGATCGCGAACCCCGCGGCGACGGTGCTTTCGGCGGCGATGCTGCTCGATCATCTCGGCTACGGTGAAGACGCCGATCGGGTCACCGCGGCGGTCGAAGGCGTCCTATCCGACGGTCCGCGGACGCCTGACCTCGGTGGCGACGCCTCGACGACGGACGTGACGGCGGCGATCGTCGATCAGCTGTAG
- a CDS encoding DUF5799 family protein produces MTDWQDMVVGDRMTVDGEFASRIESSPFTRQEWGLIMTATTFEIENPEDEDAAEIVARTDELRGMMPEIEKVANMTPMGAPESESGSDGILGSIRDMLGLDGNGGSGGVDEDRLETAKRLVSEYAAELQAHLESQGRWDEVRAAAADD; encoded by the coding sequence ATGACCGATTGGCAGGACATGGTCGTCGGCGATCGGATGACCGTCGACGGCGAGTTCGCATCGCGGATCGAGAGTTCACCCTTTACCCGTCAGGAGTGGGGGCTCATCATGACCGCGACGACGTTCGAAATCGAGAACCCGGAGGACGAGGACGCGGCGGAGATCGTCGCCAGAACGGATGAACTCCGTGGGATGATGCCCGAAATCGAGAAGGTCGCGAACATGACCCCGATGGGAGCGCCGGAATCCGAATCCGGCTCCGATGGCATACTCGGATCGATCCGAGACATGCTCGGACTCGACGGCAACGGCGGCTCCGGCGGCGTCGACGAGGACCGGTTAGAGACCGCGAAGCGACTCGTCTCCGAGTATGCGGCCGAACTCCAGGCACACCTCGAATCGCAGGGTCGCTGGGACGAGGTTAGAGCTGCTGCAGCTGACGACTAG
- a CDS encoding OsmC family protein has product MADIETTTVNEEKYHALSRAGEFELSIDATGGDGPTPNEVLVADYASCFSFACRAGANRRLDIDLGKIETSAEADLNDSDDLTGIRFHIYVEADLTDEEVDDVIELGEEICHIHDAVKESLHAEIELTPDAF; this is encoded by the coding sequence ATGGCCGATATCGAGACGACCACCGTCAACGAAGAGAAGTATCACGCACTGAGCCGAGCCGGCGAATTCGAGCTCAGCATCGACGCCACCGGGGGAGACGGGCCGACCCCGAACGAAGTGTTGGTCGCCGACTACGCCTCCTGTTTCTCGTTCGCCTGCAGAGCGGGGGCGAACCGACGGCTCGACATCGACCTCGGGAAGATCGAGACGTCCGCGGAGGCGGATCTCAACGACAGCGACGACCTCACCGGCATTCGGTTCCACATCTACGTCGAGGCGGATCTCACGGACGAGGAGGTCGACGACGTGATCGAACTCGGCGAGGAGATCTGTCACATCCACGACGCGGTGAAGGAGTCGCTTCACGCCGAAATAGAACTCACACCGGACGCGTTCTGA
- a CDS encoding metal-dependent hydrolase has product MELTWHGHSTWYVSVDGTDLLIDPFFDNPKTELDPDDVDEPDYVLLTHGHADHIADADAFSDATLVATPELVSYATDNFGFEDAVGGMGMNLGGTVECGDAWVTMVRADHSNGIETDYESSAGMPAGFVISDKKPTQESDPDSTAFYHAGDTSLMVEMREVIGPFLEPDFAAFPAGDHFTMGPAQAAIAADWVSADYAAPMHYDTFPPIEIDTEDFERELKAAGAKAEPVILDGDESFTLE; this is encoded by the coding sequence ATGGAACTCACTTGGCACGGCCACTCAACGTGGTACGTCAGCGTCGATGGCACCGATCTACTCATCGATCCGTTCTTCGACAACCCGAAGACGGAGCTGGATCCGGACGACGTGGACGAGCCCGACTACGTCCTCTTGACGCACGGCCACGCGGACCACATCGCGGACGCGGACGCCTTCAGCGACGCGACGCTCGTCGCCACGCCCGAACTCGTCAGCTATGCGACCGACAACTTCGGCTTCGAGGACGCCGTCGGCGGTATGGGGATGAATCTCGGTGGAACCGTCGAATGCGGCGACGCGTGGGTCACGATGGTTCGAGCCGACCACTCGAACGGCATCGAAACGGATTACGAAAGCTCCGCCGGGATGCCGGCCGGATTCGTCATCTCCGATAAAAAGCCAACACAGGAGTCCGACCCCGATAGCACGGCGTTCTATCACGCTGGCGACACTAGTCTCATGGTCGAGATGCGCGAAGTCATCGGCCCGTTCCTCGAACCCGACTTCGCCGCGTTTCCCGCCGGCGATCACTTCACCATGGGCCCGGCGCAGGCCGCGATTGCGGCGGACTGGGTGAGTGCCGATTACGCCGCGCCGATGCACTACGATACGTTCCCGCCCATCGAGATCGACACCGAAGACTTCGAGCGGGAACTGAAAGCTGCCGGTGCCAAGGCGGAGCCCGTTATTCTCGACGGCGACGAATCGTTCACGCTCGAGTAG
- a CDS encoding GNAT family N-acetyltransferase: MEIRRVDSDAELEDALSVRRTVFINEQGVPEHRELDGMDAEATHFVAYDDDEPIGTARLRRYDGDDRSTAKIERVAVIEARRAEGIGRDLMCAVERAAREIGYEKLVLHAQVPVVSFYTELGYKTVGEEFEDAGIPHREMTKVLR, encoded by the coding sequence ATGGAAATACGACGGGTCGACAGCGACGCCGAACTCGAGGACGCGCTCTCGGTGCGTCGAACAGTGTTTATAAACGAACAGGGAGTTCCCGAGCACAGAGAACTCGACGGGATGGACGCAGAAGCGACGCACTTCGTCGCGTACGACGACGACGAGCCGATCGGGACCGCGCGTCTCCGTCGGTACGATGGGGATGACCGTTCGACCGCCAAAATCGAGCGGGTCGCCGTCATCGAGGCGCGTCGCGCGGAGGGTATTGGTCGCGATCTGATGTGCGCCGTCGAGCGCGCCGCGCGCGAGATCGGATACGAGAAGCTCGTGTTACACGCACAGGTCCCGGTCGTCTCATTTTACACGGAACTCGGGTACAAAACGGTTGGCGAGGAGTTCGAGGACGCCGGCATCCCGCATCGAGAGATGACGAAGGTGCTTCGGTGA
- a CDS encoding fumarylacetoacetate hydrolase family protein, with translation MRQIRFRDPDGDVRYGELIDDGTIRADPIRTGRVTDAVETFEMESIEVLPPCDPSKIVCVGRNYADHAEEMGNEIPDRPLLFLKSPNAVASHGSTVELLTGIETLDHEAELGVVIAERCRHVSADDADGVIAGYTCVNDISNRDDQRRETNWVRGKSFDDSAPIGPVIAAPENVPDDASVRCRVNGELRQDGSRDQFIFSVPELIEEITAYMTLEAGDVISTGTPEGVGPLADGDTVEIEVEGVGTLENQVRIP, from the coding sequence ATGCGACAGATTCGTTTCCGAGATCCGGACGGCGACGTTCGATACGGTGAGCTGATAGACGACGGGACGATCCGTGCCGATCCGATCCGGACAGGTCGCGTCACGGACGCGGTCGAGACGTTCGAGATGGAGTCGATCGAGGTTCTCCCACCGTGTGATCCCTCCAAGATCGTCTGTGTCGGGCGGAACTACGCCGATCACGCCGAAGAGATGGGCAACGAGATCCCCGACCGGCCGCTGTTGTTCCTCAAATCACCGAACGCGGTCGCGAGCCACGGGTCGACGGTCGAACTCCTCACGGGCATCGAAACGCTCGACCACGAGGCCGAACTCGGCGTCGTCATCGCCGAGCGCTGTCGGCACGTCTCAGCCGACGACGCCGACGGCGTCATCGCCGGATACACCTGCGTCAACGATATCTCGAACCGCGACGACCAGCGGCGCGAGACGAACTGGGTCAGGGGAAAATCGTTCGACGACTCGGCACCGATCGGTCCAGTCATCGCCGCCCCCGAAAACGTGCCGGACGACGCGTCGGTCCGTTGTCGCGTCAACGGCGAACTCAGACAGGACGGCTCGCGTGACCAGTTCATCTTCTCGGTCCCGGAACTGATCGAGGAGATCACGGCGTACATGACCCTCGAAGCCGGCGACGTCATCTCGACGGGGACGCCCGAGGGCGTCGGTCCGCTCGCGGACGGCGACACAGTCGAGATCGAGGTCGAGGGCGTCGGGACGCTCGAAAATCAGGTTCGAATTCCCTGA